A single region of the Oryzias latipes chromosome 21, ASM223467v1 genome encodes:
- the gpr39 gene encoding G-protein coupled receptor 39: MTEEMLPEEKDWRKLEPNYTVKTILTIVYSLILLTGIVGNSVTIRVTQVLKRNGYLQKNVTDHMVSLACSDLLVLLIGMPVELYSAIWFPFASASGNISCKIYNFLFEACSYATILNVATLSFERYFAICHPFRYKVLSGKRTSALITFAWVVSLLVALPLLIATGTQGFIPTRADTPNQNLTFCTNLREHWVMYRVSIFVAFIVYMMVLIGVAFMCRAMILVLRKPMGPVETGINGNESSSKHESSSVKIARKQTIIFLGLIVGSLTLCWLPNQIRRLMMAAVPKSQWTASYFRSYVTLLPVADTFFYLSSVLNPFLYTLSSRQFREVFLQVLRCHLTIEHVNKRNVNLSQAASARSFQPLLLKSLRRNRASRTPVPRENGSPTFTTFLAAGDLSGTSNPPAHHSLIEEPNSAQKTRIDVPSETEI; the protein is encoded by the exons ATGACTGAGGAAATGCTGCCAGAGGAGAAAGACTGGAGGAAACTGGAACCCAACTACACAGTAAAGACCATTTTAACAATTGTGTACAGTCTTATTCTATTGACGGGCATTGTGGGTAATTCAGTCACTATCAGAGTGACACAAGTGCTGAAGCGTAATGGCTACCTTCAGAAGAACGTCACTGACCACATGGTTAGCCTGGCATGCTCTGATCTGTTGGTGCTCCTCATCGGCATGCCTGTGGAGCTGTACAGCGCCATCTGGTTCCCCTTTGCATCTGCATCAGGGAACATTTCCTGCAAGATATACAACTTTCTGTTTGAGGCCTGCAGCTATGCCACCATCCTCAATGTGGCCACTCTGAGCTTTGAACGCTATTTCGCCATCTGTCACCCGTTTCGCTACAAAGTATTGAGTGGAAAGCGCACCTCTGCCCTCATCACCTTTGCCTGGGTGGTGTCCCTGCTTGTAGCCTTGCCACTGCTGATTGCCACCGGAACACAAGGATTCATACCAACCCGAGCAGACACACCCAACCAAAATCTGACTTTCTGCACCAATCTGAGGGAGCACTGGGTGATGTACAGAGTCAGCATATTTGTGGCTTTTATCGTCTACATGATGGTGTTGATCGGTGTGGCCTTCATGTGCCGGGCCATGATCCTGGTTCTGCGGAAACCTATGGGACCTGTGGAAACAGGCATCAATGGAAATGAGAGTTCATCCAAACATGAGAGTTCATCAGTGAAGATCGCAAGAAAGCAGACGATCATTTTTCTGG GTCTCATTGTGGGATCCCTGACACTGTGCTGGCTTCCCAACCAGATCCGCCGCCTCATGATGGCCGCTGTGCCAAAGTCCCAGTGGACTGCCTCCTACTTCAGGAGCTACGTCACCCTCCTCCCTGTGGCAGACACCTTCTTCTACCTGAGCTCCGTCCTCAACCCGTTCCTCTACACTCTCTCATCCAGACAGTTCAGGGAGGTGTTTCTGCAGGTGCTCCGCTGTCACCTCACCATCGAACACGTCAATAAGCGCAATGTCAACCTCTCCCAGGCTGCCTCTGCACGCTCATTCCAGCCTCTGCTGCTGAAATCGTTGCGTCGTAACAGGGCGAGTCGCACCCCTGTCCCACGAGAGAACGGTTCCCCcacttttacaacatttttagcTGCAGGTGACTTAAGTGGGACCTCAAATCCTCCAGCACACCACAGCCTGATCGAGGAGCCAAACTCAGCTCAGAAAACAAGGATAGACGTGCCATCAGAGACTGAAATATGA